The Spiroplasma culicicola AES-1 genomic sequence CATAATTTTTCTCTAATTTAACATCATTAAACTCAACAATTTGTTCTAAGAATTGATCTAATCATTGTTCTTCAACTTCTGTTGAGTTAACAATAAATTTTGATATCATTTCTTCAACTTTATCTCTCATATCTAAATCAGTTTTATTATTATTTGAAGTTGAAAATGATAAGTAAGAATATTTAGTATTAATATAATTAATCTTTGCATTAGTATAAAAATTCTTATTTAAAAGTAGTGATCAATACAATCAAAATTTTTCAGGTCATCTTCTAATTAATTTATTTCCTGGTTTAATAACAGCAACTTTTCTTTTTGTTCATTGTTTATTAACTTTATCAAAACCATCAATTTTGAATTGACCATTTTTAACTAAGTATTTTCCAGCAAGAATATTTTTAAAAGTACTTTTAACTTTTTCTTCACCAATAACAACCGAAATTACTTCTCCTGAATTTAGTTCAAAATTTACTTTTTGAGGATAGACTTTTTTATTAACAAATTCTGCATTTTTTATTTTAAAACTCATATTCTATACCTCCATATTTATTATTTTAACTTAATATCTAATTAAAAATAAAAAAACCAGATAACTGGTCATTATTAATATAAACTACTTGTTATTTTTTCTCTTTTTTAGCGTTTTCTGCTTTTTGAGCATCACTTGCAGCTTTTTGTTCAGCTACTTTAACATCTTTTTTTGCAAATTTTTCTTTGAATTTTTCAACTCTTCCTTCAGCATTTGCAAATGACTGTTTTCCTGTGTAATATGGGTGACAGTTTGAGCAAGTATCAATTCTTACTTCTT encodes the following:
- the rpmE gene encoding 50S ribosomal protein L31, which produces MPKADIHPKYFEAKFVCTTCSNEFMSGSTRGEEVRIDTCSNCHPYYTGKQSFANAEGRVEKFKEKFAKKDVKVAEQKAASDAQKAENAKKEKK